CTCTGGCTTTTCAAGTCCCATTACTTCTAAAATTGTAGGTGCAAAATCGCACAGTCTTCCGCCATCTCTTAATTTTATATTTTTATTTACATCATCAACCATTACAAAAGGTACTTTGTTTGTAGTATGAGCTGTAAATGGTCCACCAAGATCATCAAACATCTGCTCTGCATTACCATGATCTGCTGTTATAAAAGCAACTCCACCTAGACTTTTTATCTTATCTAGTACTTTTCCTAGACATATATCTACAGTTTCTACTGCTTTAACCGCTGCTTCAAATACTCCAGTATGTCCTACCATGTCAGGATTTGCAAAGTTTAGAACAATTAAATCCTTAGGATTAGTTTCTAAATCGTTAATTAACATATCTGTTACTTCATAAGCTGACATTTCAGGTTTTAGGTCATAGGTTGCAACCTTTGGAGAAGGTACTAATATACGCTCTTCATTGGCATAAGCCTCTTCTCTTCCTCCATTGAAGAAAAATGTAACGTGGGCATACTTTTCTGTTTCTGCTATACGAAGCTGAGTTTTTCCTTTAGACGCTATATATTCTCCTAGTGTATTATCTAGAGTTTGAGGAGTATAAGCTACTATTACATTAGGCATAGTCTTATCATACTGAGTCATGGTGACATATGTCGTTTCGAAATATTCTCTTTCAAATCCATCAAAGTCTCTATCCACAATCGCTCTAGTTAGCTCTCTTGCTCTATCTGGTCTAAAATTAAAGAATATAACTGAGTCATGAGCAGAAAGCGTAGTCAGTCCTTCTCCAATTACGGTAGGAAGAACAAATTCATCTGTTACATTCTCATGGTATGAAGCTTCAATGCATGAAAGTGCGGATTTTGCTTTTGGAGCATCAGCCTTTACTATAGCATCATAGGCTAGCTTTACTCTGTCCCATCTTTTGTCTCTGTCCATGGCATAGTATCTGCCACTTACAGTTAGAATTTTTCCAATGCCATGAGTTTTCATAAAGTTTTCTAGCTGCACGATATAGTCTTTTCCACTTTGCGGAGGCGTATCTCTTCCGTCCATAAAAGCATGCACGTAGACATCCTTTACACCTTGCTGCTTTGCCATAAGAAGCAAGCCCTCAATATGTGAATTGTGAGAATGCACTCCTCCATCTGATAAAAGGCCCATAAGATGAAGTGCTCTTCCTTCTTTTTTAGCATTTTCCATAGCCTCTAGCAAGGCTGGATTTGTAAAAAGTGAGCCTTCTCTAATTTCTTTCGTTATTCTTGTTAATTCTTGATATACAATTCTTCCTGCACCTATGTTTAGGTGCCCAACTTCAGAATTTCCCATCTGTCCATCTGGCAATCCTACATCTTCTCCACTTGCACCTATAAGTGTATGTGAATAATTTTGAAATATAGAATCAAATACTGGAGTATTGGCATGCTTTACAGCATTGCCTCTATCTGTAGGCAGATATCCAAAGCCATCTAGAATTATAAGCGCTACGGGTTTTCTCATATAGATTTCTCCTCTTAAAAATTGACTAAAGCAGTAAAATCAGAGGCTTCTAATGAGGCTCCTCCCACAAGTGCTCCGTCAATATCACTTTCATTCATAATCTCTTCAACATTCGAAGGCTTAACACTGCCTCCATACTGAATACGAACTTCCTCAGATACTTCCTCAGAGTACATGTCTTTTACAACCTCTCTGATATAAGCAATTACTTCGTTTGCATCTTGGCTAGATGCAGTTTTTCCTGTACCTATAGCCCAAATAGGCTCATAGGCTATAACAAGAGATGAGACCTGCTCATTAGTAAGTCCTTCTAGGCCTTTCATCGTTTGGTCTTTTACTATTTCTTTAGTTTTTTCTGCTTCTCTTTCCTCTAAAGACTCTCCTACGCACATGATTGGAGTTATATCATAAGCTAAAGCCTTTTTTACTTTTTTATTGACAGTTTCATCTGTCTCATTAAAATACTGTCTTCTCTCTGAATGTCCTATTATTACATAGTCTACCATTAGTTCTTTTAGCATAGCTGCTGATATTTCGCCAGTAAAAGCTCCTTTTTCCTCATAATGCATGTTTTGAGCTCCTACTTTGATGTTCGTATCCTTTACTGCTTGTTTTATATCCTTTAGCTGTGTAAATGGAGCGCAAATAACTGTCTCTACATCCGTTCCAGCAACCTCAGCTTTAATTTTTTCTACAAACTCAAGCGCCTCGGCTATTGTTTTATGCATTTTCCAATTTCCAGCTATTATAGGTTTTCTCATTTTTGCCTCCTATTTGCTTTCAAGTACATCTATACCAGGAAGAATTTTACCCTCTAAAAACTCTAGAGATGCTCCTCCACCTGTTGAGATATGAGTCATTTTATCAGCGAATCCAAGCTGTTCAACTGCTGCAGCTGAGTCTCCTCCGCCTATAATTGATACAGCATCTGTATTTGCAATTATTTCTGCTAAGGATTTTGTTCCTACCGCAAATTTAGGCATTTCAAACACGCCCATAGGTCCATTCCAAATTACTGTTTTAGCTTGCTTTATTTCATCTTCAAAAAGCTTGATAGTTTTAGGTCCAATATCTAGTCCCATAAAGCCTTCTGGAATTTCTTCTGTATCAGTGGCAAAAGATTCACTAGTTTCATTAAATTCCTTTGCAACCATGTGGTCAATAGGAAGAAGTAGCTTTATACCTTTTTGCTTTGCTTTTTCTAATAAATCCTTTGCAAGCTCTACTTTGTCATCTTCTACTCTTGAGCTTCCAACTGGAACGTTTAGAGCTTTCTTGAAGGTATATGCCATAGCTCCGCCTATAATAAGCGTATCTACTTTGTCCATCATATTTTCTATTACAGAAATTTTATCTGAAACCTTTGCTCCTCCAAGTATTGCTACAAAAGGTCTTTCTGGAGCTTCAAGCGCTTTTCCCATGATTGAAACTTCTTTTTCTATTAAGAATCCCATAGCTGAAGGAAGATAGTTTGCTATTCCAGCTGTTGACGAGTGAGCTCTATGAGCAGTACCAAATGCATCATTTACAAATACATCAGCAAGTGATGCTAATTCTTTTGCAAAGTCTAAATCATTTTTTGTCTCGCCTTTTACAAATCTAACATTTTCAAGAAGTACAATATCGCCTTCGTTCATAGATGCAGTAAGTGCTTTTGCATTTTCGCCAACTACAGCTTCATCTTGTGCCAATTTTACTTCCTTGCCAGTAAGCTCGCTTAATCTTTTTGCTACTGGAGCTAGTGAAAACTCAGGCTCATATTTTTTATCAGGTCTGCCTAGGTGAGACATAAGTATAACCTTTGCTTTATTTTCAATAAGATAGTTTATAGTTTCTAGTGCTCCTTTAATTCTTCTATCATCAGTAATTTCACCGTTTTTCATAGGTACATTAAAATCACATCTAACTATTACTTTTTTACCTTTTACATCTATATCATTTACAGCCTTTTTATTTAGCATTGACACTGATTTTCTCTCCCTTCAAAAAAGCCCAGCCCCTTTCGGGAACCTGGGCTTATGTTAGAATTTTATATTATAGTCCTTTTTTTACCATATATGCAGCTAAATCTACTACTCTTACTGAGTATCCCCACTCATTGTCATACCAAGATACGATTTTTGCCATGTTTCCATCAATAACCATAGTAGATAGAGCATCTACAATCGAAGATCTCTCATCTTTTCTAAAGTCAATAGATACTAGTGGCTCCTCAGTGTATCCAAGAATGCCTTTCATTGTAGTTTCAGATGCTTCTTTAAGCGCAGCGTTGATTTCATCTTTAGTAGCTGGTTTTGCAAGCTCAACTACTAGGTCAACTACAGATACAGTAGGAGTAGGAACTCTTAGAGAGAATCCGTTTAATTTTCCTTCAAGCTGAGGTAATACTAATGAAACAGCTTTAGCAGCTCCTGTTGTAGTAGGAATGATTGATAAAGCTCCAGCTCTTGCTCTTCTTAAATCTTTGTGTTTTTGATCTAAAAGACCTTGGTCGTTAGTGTAAGAGTGAACTGTAGTCATAAGACCTTTTACAATTCCAAACTTCTCATCTATAACCTTTGCAAATGGTGCAAGGCAGTTTGTAGTACAAGAAGCGTTAGATACTATGTGATGATTTGCTGGGTCATATTTCTCTTCGTTAACTCCCATAACTACTGTTATATCTTCGTCTTTACCAGGCGCAGTAATTAAAACCTTCTTTGCTCCAGCCTCAATATGCTTAGCTGCTCCTTCTCTCTTTGTAAAAGCACCAGTTGATTCAATAACTATGTCAATTCCCATTTCTTTCCATGGTAATTGAAGTGGATCTCTATTATCAACTACTACTATTTCATGTCCATCTATTATTAATTTTCCATCTTTTAATTCTACATCTCCAGTATATGTTCCAAAGCAAGAGTCATATTTAAACAAATGAGCTGCTCCAGTAGAATCTCCAGGGTTGTTAATAGCAACTATATCATAACCGAATTTTTCTTTTCCGCCATTTTCAAAATATGCACGAAGTACACTTTTTCCAATTCTACCAAAACCGTTAATCGCAACTTTTACCATTTGTAAAAACCTCCTAAAATTTTAATATTAAAATTAATTATCATCAAATCCGCCTGTTATTTCCATAAGGTAATTAGCGGCACTTTCGTCAGTTATAAGAACTAGATTTCTATTGATTCTAGCTATTGATAAGATTGCTTCAGCTTTTTTCTTGCCTCCAGCTATACCAATGATATCATTTAAAGCTTTGTACTTATCTAGTTTTATTCCCACTGTACTGGTTTCATAAACTATTTCACCATCAATATTAAAATAATGGCCAAAAGCTTCAGATACAGCTCCTCTTTCTTTGATTACCATGCATTCCTTGTCGCTGCTTTTTCTTCTTTTAGCCATATCAGATGCGTTGCCTATTCCAAACACAAGCAAATCTATCTCATCTATAGCTTCAAGAGTGCTTTT
This region of Acetoanaerobium noterae genomic DNA includes:
- the tpiA gene encoding triose-phosphate isomerase, which produces MRKPIIAGNWKMHKTIAEALEFVEKIKAEVAGTDVETVICAPFTQLKDIKQAVKDTNIKVGAQNMHYEEKGAFTGEISAAMLKELMVDYVIIGHSERRQYFNETDETVNKKVKKALAYDITPIMCVGESLEEREAEKTKEIVKDQTMKGLEGLTNEQVSSLVIAYEPIWAIGTGKTASSQDANEVIAYIREVVKDMYSEEVSEEVRIQYGGSVKPSNVEEIMNESDIDGALVGGASLEASDFTALVNF
- the gpmI gene encoding 2,3-bisphosphoglycerate-independent phosphoglycerate mutase → MRKPVALIILDGFGYLPTDRGNAVKHANTPVFDSIFQNYSHTLIGASGEDVGLPDGQMGNSEVGHLNIGAGRIVYQELTRITKEIREGSLFTNPALLEAMENAKKEGRALHLMGLLSDGGVHSHNSHIEGLLLMAKQQGVKDVYVHAFMDGRDTPPQSGKDYIVQLENFMKTHGIGKILTVSGRYYAMDRDKRWDRVKLAYDAIVKADAPKAKSALSCIEASYHENVTDEFVLPTVIGEGLTTLSAHDSVIFFNFRPDRARELTRAIVDRDFDGFEREYFETTYVTMTQYDKTMPNVIVAYTPQTLDNTLGEYIASKGKTQLRIAETEKYAHVTFFFNGGREEAYANEERILVPSPKVATYDLKPEMSAYEVTDMLINDLETNPKDLIVLNFANPDMVGHTGVFEAAVKAVETVDICLGKVLDKIKSLGGVAFITADHGNAEQMFDDLGGPFTAHTTNKVPFVMVDDVNKNIKLRDGGRLCDFAPTILEVMGLEKPEQMTGISLLIK
- the gap gene encoding type I glyceraldehyde-3-phosphate dehydrogenase; this encodes MVKVAINGFGRIGKSVLRAYFENGGKEKFGYDIVAINNPGDSTGAAHLFKYDSCFGTYTGDVELKDGKLIIDGHEIVVVDNRDPLQLPWKEMGIDIVIESTGAFTKREGAAKHIEAGAKKVLITAPGKDEDITVVMGVNEEKYDPANHHIVSNASCTTNCLAPFAKVIDEKFGIVKGLMTTVHSYTNDQGLLDQKHKDLRRARAGALSIIPTTTGAAKAVSLVLPQLEGKLNGFSLRVPTPTVSVVDLVVELAKPATKDEINAALKEASETTMKGILGYTEEPLVSIDFRKDERSSIVDALSTMVIDGNMAKIVSWYDNEWGYSVRVVDLAAYMVKKGL
- a CDS encoding phosphoglycerate kinase; the encoded protein is MLNKKAVNDIDVKGKKVIVRCDFNVPMKNGEITDDRRIKGALETINYLIENKAKVILMSHLGRPDKKYEPEFSLAPVAKRLSELTGKEVKLAQDEAVVGENAKALTASMNEGDIVLLENVRFVKGETKNDLDFAKELASLADVFVNDAFGTAHRAHSSTAGIANYLPSAMGFLIEKEVSIMGKALEAPERPFVAILGGAKVSDKISVIENMMDKVDTLIIGGAMAYTFKKALNVPVGSSRVEDDKVELAKDLLEKAKQKGIKLLLPIDHMVAKEFNETSESFATDTEEIPEGFMGLDIGPKTIKLFEDEIKQAKTVIWNGPMGVFEMPKFAVGTKSLAEIIANTDAVSIIGGGDSAAAVEQLGFADKMTHISTGGGASLEFLEGKILPGIDVLESK